In Brachyspira pilosicoli, the genomic window TATTATAAAAACTTTAGATAATAATAAAAACATAATATTTCTTAATGATGATGCTGACTTTATAAAGCAATTATTAAAATTGAAATATTAAAAAAATTAAGGAGGTTATTAATGAAAAAAACTTTAAAAACTATTTTATCTTTATCTATTCTAATAATAGTATTTTCATGCATAGCAAATTCACAAAGTAAAGGAGAAAGTTTAACTATGACAGAAAAAGCAAAAACTAAATACAATGAATTACTCAAAAGAGATGCCAGCTTAACTAAACCTAATGACCCAGATTTAGAAAGCATATTTAATAATTTTGTTTATGGAGAAGTTTATAATCATGGAACATTGGATCCTAAATTAAGAGAGCTTGTAACATTAGTTTCTCTAACAGCATCACAAGGCACTGATATGATAAAACCTCATGTAGAAACAGCTTTGAATATTGGAGTTAGTCCTATAGAGATAAAAGAAGCATTATATCAATGTTCGCCTTATGTAGGATTTCCGAGGGTATTTGCTGCATTAGAAAAAGCAAATGAAGTTTTTAAAGAAAAAAATATTTCACTTCCTATAGAATCTCAATCAACAGTTACAGAAGGTACAAGATTTGATAAGGGGTTAGAAACACAGGTAAGCATATTCGGAGATGCGATACTTGCTGCACATTCAAATGCCGCACCTAATCAAAAGCATATACAGAATTTTTTATCGGCTAATTGTTTTGGGGATTTTTACACAAGAAAAGGTTTAGATTTAAAAACAAGAGAGTTATTGACATTTATAATGATAATATCTTTAGGCGGAGCAGAACCTCAAGCGACAGCACATGCGAATGCAAATATTAAGATGGGAAACAGTAAAGATATGATGCTTGAAGCAGTAACACAATGTTTGCCTTATATAGGCTACCCAAGAACCTTGAACGCCATAACAATAATTAATAATATAGAATAATTATAATATTATATTTGCTTTATAATTGGTGATAATAATATTTGTTATCATCAAAGACATTGTAATAATAAATGCAGTCTTTTTGCTTCTTTGGGTCACCAAAAGAAGTAGGGGTTCGGGGACTAGTCCCCGAAAATAATAAAAACATAAAAACTTTAATATAAGTTAAAAAATTTAATTCTATTAAAAGCAGTATTTTTATTTTAATTATTTGTGGTGGCTTTGCCCCCACGCCCCCAGTTCTTTTATTGGTATAAAAGAACCTTATATCCTTCGGATACGCTTCGCGAAGAACTGCATTTAACGAAATTAATAAAGAGTGTGCAAAAAAAAACTTTATAATACACCAAATATATGAATTGATAAAATATCATCATAATATTACAAGGAGAATTTAAATGATGAAAATAATTAAAACAATGTTAATGTCATTGCTTATTTCAAGTACATTATTAATCGGAGGCTTAAACGCTCAAAGCTCAAAAACTTTAATAGTATATTTCTCTTGGGGCGGAAATACCAGAACCGCTGCCAATATGATTAAAAACCTCACTCAAGCAGATATGTTTGAAATAAAAACCGTTGAACCATATCCAAGTTCTTATAATGATACTGTAAATCAGGCAAGAAAAGAACAAAATGATGATTTTTTACCAAAGTTGAGTGCTAATATAAATAATTTGTCAAGCTACGACACTATAATATTATGTTACCCTAATTGGTGGGGCACTATTCCGCAGGCAGTAAAACAATTATTATTAACTCATGATTTCAGCGGTAAAAAAATTGCTCCTTTATGTACTCATGGCGGAAGCAGAATGGGAAGAAGCGTTACTGATATAAAAAAATTATGTGCTAATTCTACTATATTAGAGGGTTTGAGTGTATCTGGAGAAAGCGTTAATAGCTCAGAAAATAATATAAAAACATGGCTTCAAAATATTAATATACTATAAAACTTTTATATTTACTTACTGCTTATTATAATTAATAGGCAGTAGCAAATAAAAAATATTTTAAGGATTATATAATGAAAAAATTCTTATTAGTGTTTTCAATAATATTATTAAGCATATCATGCAATAATTCTAATGATATGCAAAATAAAATTATTATAGATAAACAAGGAAGTTTTACATTTGGCGGTAAAGTATTATCTGCAAATGGAGAATTTGAAAAAGATACTTTATTTCCAAGTTCAAACGGACAAACATATCATAGCGATCATGGATATGCATTTTATCAAATACCTGTTAATGCTAAAAAGTACCCTATAGTATTTTTACATGGAGGAGGACAATCTGCTAAAAGTTTTGAAACTACTCCAGACGGCAGAGAAGGTTTTCAAAATATTTTCTTAAAAAAAGGATATAGTGTATATTTGGTAGATCAGCCAAGGAGAGGAAGAGCTGGAAGAAGTTCTGTGCCTATAACTATTAATCCTACTCCTGATGAACAGTCTTTATTTAATTGGTTTAGAATAGGTTCTTGGCCTCATTTTTTTGACAATGTGCAATTTAAAAATGATGAAGAGACTTTAACTCAATACTTTCAGCAAGTTACTCCTAATACAGGCAGTTTTGATGAGGAAGTAGTATCTGATAGTTTGTCTGCATTATTTGATAGAATAGGAGAAGGAATTTTACTAGCACATTCTCAAGGAGCTGGTCCTGCATTCTTTACAGCAATAAAAAATAAAAATGTTAAGGCATTAGTATTGTATGAGGCAGGCGGATGCAGTTTGCCTTTTCCTGAAAATACTTCACCTACTAATATTACTATGCCTGCATATTTTCCTATAAAAGAAATTCCTGAAAATGATTTCAAAAAATTAGCAAGCATACCTATAGTAATTTATTATGGAGATAATATACCAAAAGAAAAATCTGATAATCCTTATTTGGAAGAATGGAGATTAAGAGTTGAATTAGTAAAAAAATTGGAAGAAACTTTAAAATCTTATAATGCTGATGTTAATGTTGTAATTCTTCCAGAAATTGGAATATATGGAAATACTCATTTTCCTTTTTCAGATTTAAATAACTTAGAAATAGCAGACTTACTTGAAAAATACTTAAAAGAAAAAAAATTAGAATAAAATAATATTAAAAAGGATTTATAAATGAAATACGTAAAATTAAATAATGGTTTGGAAATGCCTATTTTAGGTTTTGGAGTTTATCAAATTCAAGATTATAATGAATGTAAAAAAGCAGTATTAAATGCCATTGAAACAGGATACAGATTAATAGACACAGCAGCCTCATATAAAAATGAAAAAGCTGTTGGAGATGCCATAAAAGAAAGCGGTATAAACAGAAAAGAATTATTTATAACAACAAAATTATGGATACAAAAAAACGGTTATGAAGATACTAAAAAAGCATTTAATAATTCTCTTGAAAAACTTCAATTAGATTATTTGGATTTATATTTAATACATCAGCCTTTCGGTGATTATTACGGAGAATGGAGATGTATGGAAGAGTTATACAAAAACGGAAAAATTAAAGCTATTGGAGTATGTAATTTCTTTGCTGACAGATTGGTTGATTTAATAATGCATAATGAGATAGTACCTGCTGTAAATCAAGTAGAAGTAAATCCATTTTATCAAAAAAATGATTATCAAACTATTATGAATGAATATAATGTACAAATGCAGTCTTGGGCTCCTTTTGCTGAAGGAAGAAATAATATGTTTACTAATGAAGTATTATCAAGCATAGCTAAAAAATATAATAAATCTATAGCTCAAATAATTTTAAATTGGCTTGTAAAAAGAAATATAGTAGTAATACCTAAAACTGTTAGAAAAGAAAGAATGGAAGAAAACTTTAATATTTTTGATTTTGAATTAGATGAGAGTGATATAAAATTAATTTCATCTATTGATAAAAATGAAAGTTCTTTTTTCTCTCATCAAGATTATAAAATGGTAAAACTTTTATCAGAAAGGGTTCTTGAATAATTTAATAAATATAAGGAGAATATATAATGAAAAAAGATGTTTTTGTTTTAGCAGGGGCAGGCTCCATTGGAATAGCCATAGCAAGAAGAGTTGGAATTGGAAAGCATATCGTACTTGCTGATTTTAATATAGAAAATGCTGAAAGAGAATCACAAATATTATATAATGCAGGGTTTGAAACTTCTGTATTTGAAGCTGATATTTCTTCAAGAGAATCAATTTTAAAACTTATAGATTTTTCAAAAGGCTTGGGAAAAATAAAATATTTTGTTAATGCTGCAGGCGTTTCACCATCTCAGGCGTCTATTAAAGATATTTTAAAAGTTGATTTATATGGAACAGCGGTGCTTCTTGAAGAGTTCGGCAAGGTGATAGAAGAGGGAGGAAGCGGAGTAATAATATCTTCACAGTCTGGTTATCGTTTGGGCTCTCTCACAGATGAAGAAAATAGAATACTTGCTACCACTCCAACAGAACAATTATTATCTTTGCCAATACTTGAAAAAGCTTCAGACACATTAAAAGCCTATCAGTTATCAAAAAGATGCAACTGTCTTAGGGTGATGTATGAATCTGGAAATTGGGGCAAGAGGGGAGCAAGATTAAACTCAATAAGCCCTGGCATAATAATAACACCATTAGCGAACGATGAATTAAACGGACCAAGGGGAGCGATGTATAAAAGAATGCTTGAGCTTTGTCCTTCTAAAAGGGCAGGCACTCCGGACGATGTTGCTAATGTTGCTGAATTATTAATGACAGATAGAGGCTCATTTATTTCTGGAAGCGATTTTCTTATGGACGGAGGCGTAACAGCATCTTGGTGGTATGGAGAATTATCAGAGGGTAAATAAAGTTTTTTTAAAATTCTAAAAATTATTAAGGAGTGTGTTGATGAATGTGTTTATAAAAAAAATAGTGTTTATTCTTTTATCAATAATTATGTTATCTTGCGGTAACGATACTCAAAAAAAAGATTATATAGTTGATAGTTTAGAAAGTTCACAAAACGTTAATGCTCTAAATATTAACGGCACTCAAAACAAAATATTAATAGCATATTTCACATGGTCAGACAACACAGTAGTAGAAAATCCTGATTCTATTGACATAGATGCTGAAACTTCTGCAAGCGTGTTATCGCCAGGTAATGCTGAGTTAATTGCTAATTGGATAGCGGAAAAGACAGGAGGAGATTTATTTAGCATAAAGACACAAAACAAATATTCAAGCGATTATGATGAATGTTTGAACCAGGCAAGAAAAGAAAGAGATAATAATGAAAGACCAGCATTAGTAGGCAGAGTGAACAACATCGATGATTATGATGTTATATTTTTAGGCTTTCCAAACTGGTGGTATACATGCCCAATGGCAGTTTTTACATTTGTTGAAAGCTATGATTTATCAGGCAAAACAATAATACCATTTTGCACACATGGCACAGGAGGACTTTCAAGAACAATAAGAGATTTAAAAAAATTACTTCCAGAAAATTGCGAAGTGTTAGAGGCTATAGGGGTGTATAGACCAGGAGTAAAGAACTCAAGGAATAAAGTTTTGGATTGGCTAAGGAAGCTTGGCTATTAAAGTTGATAGATGTTTTTATATTATAAAATATAATAGATATAAAATAATACTTAGATTTAAGAATGCAGTCCTTTTGCTTCTTTGGGTCACCAAAAGAAGTAGGGGTTCGGGGACTAGTCCCCGAAAATAATAAAAACATAAAAACTTTAATATAAGTTAAAAAATTAAGTATATTTAAAGTAGTATTTTTTTTCAATTATCTGTGGTGGCTTTGCCCCCTGCGAAGCGTGCCCTTATAGGGTACACACCCCCAGTTCTTTTGCGACCGAAGGGAGTCCTTCAGGGCGACCGTAGGAAGTGCCTTCGGTATTGCCACAAAGAACCAAAAAGGCTGCATTTAATAAAGTATAGCTTTTTATGATATACAAAATATAGATACTATTTTATATATTCCCAAATATAAAGCTAAAACACTCGCACTTTAAATAATTAAACTATGTGAAACTATTAAACAGCAAACTCGTTTAAGGAGAAGCTTCGATGAAAAAAATAATTAAAATTACAGTAGACATAATAATGACGCTGCTCTTCTTTGTTTTAATGGCATATCACTTTACAGGTGATGCCGTGCATGAATATTTGGGCTTTATGCTTTTTATATTCTTTATACTTCATCATATACTCAATTTCAATTGGTATAAAAATATTTATAAAGGCAAATACAATTTTAACAGAATATTAAACACTTTTATTAACACTATGCTTTTTTTGTGTATGGCGGGACTCATGATTAGCGGAATACTATTTTCTCAAAGAGTCTTAGGTTTTCTTAATATTCACAATAGCGGAATGTTTACAAGACGCCTTCATATGATTTCAAACTCTTGGGCTTTTGTATTTATGTCGGCACATTTGGGAATGCATTGGGGTATGTTTATAAATAGAAAGTTTATTAAAAAACAAATATCTATAATAATAGCTTTATTTGTTTCCATATATGGAGTTGTTTCGTTTATTAAAAGAGGATTATATAATAAAATGTTTCTGCTTGTGGAGTTTGCTTTTTTTGATTATGAAGAGCCTGTGATATTTTTCTTTATGGATTATGTGTCTATTATGGTGCTTTTTATATTTATTACTTCTCTTATGCAAACATTAAATAGTAAATTAAAATAATAAAATAAATATATTTATAAAAAAGAGAGTGTTTTATAGCTCCAATAAAATAATTATTTTTTAGTTTTATTTATATAATGAGCTTGACAAAATAATGTATTTTTGTACAATATAATAAATTTTATAAATGATATTTAAGTTAATAATTTTTTGGAGAGAATATGGCTACTAAGAAGAAAGAAACTACTGAAATAAAAAAAGACGGTAAAAGTGAGGCTATAGAAGCTATTACCGACCAGATAAATAAAAAATACGGTCCTGGCTCTTTTATGAGACTTGGAAGCAATAAAACAGTTAATGTTGATGTTATTTCTACTGGGGCATTAACTTTAGACCACGCTTTAGGAGTGGGAGGAATACCAAGAGGAAGAATCATAGAGATTTACGGGCATGAGGCTTCTGGTAAAACTACACTTACTCTTCACATCATAGCAGAAGCTCAAAAGGCTGGCGGTTATGCTGCTTTTATAGATGCTGAACATGCTCTTGACCCAGTGTATGCGAGTGCTTTGGGGGTTGATATTGACAATTTATATATTTCTCAGCCAAACTCAGGTGAAGAGGCACTTGAAATATTAGAAAAAGTTGTATCTTCTACTGCTTTTGATATTGTTGTTGTGGATTCTGTTGCAGCATTAGTTTCAAAGGCGGAACTTGCTGGGGATATAGGGGACGCTCATATTGCTTTACAGGCTAGACTTATGAGTCATGCTTTGAGAAAACTTACTGCTATAATAAGCAATACTAATACTGCTGTAATATTCATTAACCAATTAAGACAAAATATTGCTACAACTGGTTATGGTGCTGGTCCTACAGAAACTACTACAGGCGGTAAGGCTTTGAAATTCTATTCTTCTGTAAGGCTTGATATTAGAAGAACTGAATGGATTAAAAAAGGCGATGATACTATAGGTCATAAAGTAAAAATAAAAGTTGTTAAAAATAAATTATCTTCACCGTTTAAAGTGGTTAATTTAGAGATAATATTCGGTAAAGGTATATCTTCTGAAGGCCTCTTAATAGATTTAGCAATGGAAGCAAAAATTATCACAAGAAGCGGTGCTTGGTTCTACTACAATGGAGAGCAGATTGCACAGGGTAAAGAGAAGGTGAGAGAATTACTTGCGGCTGACCCTAAAATGCGTATGGAGCTTGAAATACAGATTAGAGAGGCTCTTAATATGGGCGGTGTAGACAAGGTTAAAGAAAAATTAGAAGAGTATCTTGAAAATAAAAATCCTGCTAAAGAAAATGAAAAAGAAGAGAAAAAAGAAGAAGAAAAAGCTTCTAAAAAAGCAGATGATACTGACCTTTTAATGAGTGCCGAAGAGGCTTATAACGAATAAAATAGATAAATAAGAGAAATCGAGAGATAATATGGATTTGGTTATAAGAAAAGCTAATATAGATGATGTATTTTATATAAGCAAACTTCATGCTATATGTTGGAAGCAATCTTATAAGGATATTGTGTCGGAAGATTTTTTAAAAAAGATATATTTAGATGATTGGTGTGAAGAGTTTTCTGAGGGTATAAAGACAAAGACAAGAGAAGTGCATATTGCTTTATTAGACGATAACATCATAGGTGCTATATCCTGCGGTAACAATAGATACAACATAGAAAACTATGGGGAAATAATGTCTTTATATGTTCACCCAGTTTATCAAGGTTCTGGTATAGGAAGTGAATTATTAAATCATTGTATATCATATATGAAAGATAATGGGTATAAAAACTTATGCCTTTATGTTTTTGATAAAAATGAAGAGGCTAAAAGATTTTATCTAAAAAACGGATTTAAAGATTCGGGCAAAAAAAAGATATTAAAGATAGATGATAATAATAATATAGAAGAAGCATTATATATTTATGATAATATATAAATACTTCTTCTATTATTTATTTTACAATTAAATATTTCAATTCTTAAATTAAATAATTAATTATTAGTATTTAAATTAGTGTCTGGTAAAGTATTGTTTGTAGGCACTTGCTGTGTTGCTGGCACATTATTAGCAGGAGTAGTAGTTGCTTGGTCGAAGGCAGTTTTTTGAGTGCTTATAGCCATAGATATAAGTAAAGCTCCTACGATAAATATTGTAGATAAAATAGTAGTTGCTTTAGTTAGAGCATTTCCTCTTTGGCTTCCAAGTACATTTGCTTGAGCACTAGAAAATAAACCTTCTGCTTTACCGCCTTGTATTATTATAAGTAAAAGTAGTAGTACACAGATTATTGAGTAAACGATTATTCCTAAAGTTAGTAAAGCATTCATAAATATATATCCTCATAAAAAATTATATTTTCAGTTTTTAATTAAAGTATTATATCATCTATATAATATTTTTCAAGCATTTTATTTAATAAGATATAACCTTGCCGTCTATGAGTGAGAAATGAATACTTCCAAAATCTCTGCTGTCATAAGCATAATCTCTATTGTCTGATAACACAAAATATTCATTATAACCTATAATATAAGGACCAAAATTATCCCTCGAAGATATATTGCTTTCGAGTATTCTATTATCTTTGCCAATATTTGCCCAAGGTTCATTTAATTCTGCTCCGTTTATGTATACGGTTTTGTTTTTTATTTCTATGGTTTCATTTGGAAGACCTATTACTCTTTTTATTAAATATCTTGTGTTGGATATATTAACGTTTCCAAAAGTGAAAAAATAAACTGTATATGATATAAACTTTTTAAAAATATTTTCTTTTTTGCTTCTTGGGTCAACAATAAAAACTATGTCGCCCCTCTCAGGTCTTGAGAATACTATGGTTTTTCCTGTTAATTTTGATACGAAAGGTTTTATTTCGAGTGCATATCTTAATTTTGAAGTAATAACCATTTTGTTGGGTTCAATAGTATTCATCATAGTTGAACTTTTCATCTTATCAAAACGTACAAAAAGCGTAATGATGCCAAAGAGTATGAATGCTATAATAAAACCTAAAATAAGCCTTGCTATGGTTTTATATAGTAAATTGTTGCTTCTATAATATATAAATATAAAAGGCTTTAATATTGCTTTTAATGCATTTTTCTTTTCTTTCTTTATGCTTTCTCTGTCATCATAAGAATAGTTCATTATGAGTATTTGAAACCTTATTATAAATTATTTTTTAATTAGATTTTTTAGCTTGGTGTTCGCTGTTTTCTAAAGCAGCAGGTACAGCAGGAACTACTATATAGCCATATTCACCACTTCTGCATAAATCCATTATCACTTCGTTTTGTAAAGTTTCACCAGCTGTATCTTCTCTCAAATATTCAGGCAAATCAATAACATGATATAAAGGGTCTATATTATCAACATTTACATCAAATAGTTCTTCTATAAAAGCTAAATCTTTATTTAATCTATTTAACATTTCGTCTTTTTGATTATCTTCTATTTTTAATCTAGTTTGATATAAAAGAGCTTCTAATTCTTCTCTGTTAGTTGTCATAAAAAAAGTCCTCTTAGTTTTAATGATTTAAATACTATATAATAAAAGCAGTATTTTTGCAATATTTTAGATTATACTGAAAAAATTGAGTTTTGTCAAAATTTAGTTTTTGTATATTTATTACGGGCACACTTCGCAGGGGGGGCTAGTCCCCGCAAAATAAAAAAACTTAAAAATGTTTAACAAACTTGATTTTTTTAATATATACTGAAACAAATGTATTTTATTAACTTATGTATATTATATAAATTTCATCAACTTTTTTGTCGCTCAAAAAAGTTGCAAAAAACGCAAGTGTTTTAGCTTCATACATTTGGAATATGTAATCTAAAATAATATTTATATTTTGTTATAGATAAAAAGCTATACTTTATTAAATACAGTCTTTTTGGTTCTTTGTGCCAACAAAAGAACTGGGGTGTGGGGCAAAGCCTCCACAAATAAAAAACTAAAAAATATCCTCATAACAACACTATGTAGTCCCTTGTTATTAAAGCATCATAATTCTTGTAGCCTAATATCTCTAATATAGAATCAGAATGCTTGCCTATTATCTTGATTGTATCTTCAGAGTTGTAATTAATAATACCTCTTGCAAACTCTTCGCCCTCTTCATCTATAATACTTACAATGTCGCCTTTCTTAAAATTGTTTACAACCTTTATTACACCAATAGGAAGAAGACTGGAATCTTTCTCTATAATAGCCTTTTTAGCACCAGCATTTACAACAAGCTTTCCTATAATAGTGGTAGCATAAGCAATCCATCTTTTTTTTGTGTTGAGTTCATTGTTTTCTTCTACGGGGTAGAATATGGTTTTTTCTTTTGTAGTAAATATATTATTTAAGACATTTGGAGTTTTTCCATTAGCAATAATCAAAGCACAGCCTGACCTTGTAACAATTTTAGCAGCCTGCAATTTTGTTTTCATTCCGCCTCTTCCGCCTTTAGAAGCATCAAGACCTAAGCTTTCTATTTCTTTTGTAACTTCAAAAACTTCATGTATAAAATTAGCATTTGGATTAGTTTTAGGGTTATCATCATAAAGACCGTTGATGTCAGAAAGTATTATAAGTAAATCAGCATCAAGTTCGCTTGCAACCAAAGCAGAGAGTTTATCATTATCAGAAAAACTTATTTGAGTAACATCGTATAATAATTTAAGCTCATCGCTTGAAACAGTATCATTTTCATTTATTATAGGCACTACATTATATTTTAATAATGTGTCTAATGTAGAGCGAAGGTTTAAATATCTTCTTCTGTTTGAAAAGTCTTCTTCTGTAAGCAAAATCTGTGCTGTAACAATATCAAACTTTGAAAATCCATCTTCATAAATAGACATAAGCTGAGATTGACCAATTGCCGCACATGCTTGTTTTAGAGATACTTCAGTTAAGTCTGTTGCATTAATTTTTTTCGCTCCCAACCCAACAGCTCCTGATGTAACAACCAAAACTTCTTTGCCCATTTTTTTATATTTAGCTATAGCCTCTATAAAAGAATATATTCTAGCTAAAGAAATATATCCCTCATCATTTCTTAATACATTAGTTCCAAATTTGAAAACTATTCTTTTTATGTTGTTTAAATCTATGTTTTTCATGCGAAATATTATAATTAAAAAATAAAAAAAATAAAGCTGAAATTATAAATGTTTTAGAAAAAAATTATTTAGTTGTTTTTGAGTTTATAAGAATTAAGAATTAGTGTATAGATAAATAACTATATTTTGTCAATATTGATTTTTAAGTTTTTTTATTTTGCGGGGACTATCCCCCTGCGAAGCGTGCCCTTAGGGTACGTACACTCAGTTCTTTTGCCGACGCTCTGCGTGCCGTAGGCAAGGCACCTACTCGGTATTGGTATAAAAGAAGCTCATATCCTTCGGATACGCTTCGCGAAGAACTGCATTGTTTATGCTTAAAATATTTGTATTATTTTATACTAATACATATTCCTAAGACATAGCGATAGTACTTGTACTTTTTGCAACTTTTTGCTATGAGAAAAAGTTGAATAAAAATAAAAACATAAATTATGGTTATTTAAATATATAGTAAAAAATTTTTAAGTTTTTTTATTTTGCGTAGGCTAGCCCATGCGAAGCGTGACCGAAGGGCGAAAACTTTGACGAAGCCAAACTCTACATATACAACCCTCTAATATGCTTGAAATTATACTTATATATGTTAAAATATTTAAAATTAATTTTAGTTAAATCAAGGTTTAATCAATATGAAAAATTCTCAAGTATTTATTGATGGAGTATGGAAAAATAATCCTACTTTCGTACAGATTCTTGGAATGTGTCCTAGTTTAGCAGTAACAAATAGTGTTATGAATGCCATTGGTATGTCTGTGGCTACTATATTTGTACTTGTTTGTTCATCAGCTTTGATTTCTATAGTAAAAAAGATTTATGCTAATGAAGTAAGAATTATGGGATACATTGTAGTAATAGCAGCTTTTGTAACTTTAACTGATATAGTTATGAAGGCTAAGTTTTATACTTTATCATTGGCATTAGGACCATATATACCGCTTATTGTTGTAAACTGTATAATATTAGGAAGGGCAGAGGCTTTTGCTAATAAGAATGGTGTTATACCAAGTATTTTTGATGCTTTAGGTAATGGTGTAGGTTTCTTTATGGCTTTATTATTATTAGGTTCTATCAGAGAGATTTTAGGTAATGGTACTTGGCTTGGATTTGATTTAGTCGGCACTGTAAGAGGTTTTGTTGAATCTGCTATGCCTTTTGCTTTGAATGCATACAATGAAATTACTACTCCTTGGATTGTTATGATATTAGCTCCGGGCGCTTTCTTTACTTTGGGAGTATTAATAGCTATCAAAAGAACTATAGATGCTAAAGTGAGGTAATTATTATGAATTTAATACTTCTTTTTGTTGCTACTGTATTGGTGAATAATTTTGTATTAACTAAGTTTTTAGGGATTTGTCCTTTTTTGGGTG contains:
- the lepB gene encoding signal peptidase I — its product is MNYSYDDRESIKKEKKNALKAILKPFIFIYYRSNNLLYKTIARLILGFIIAFILFGIITLFVRFDKMKSSTMMNTIEPNKMVITSKLRYALEIKPFVSKLTGKTIVFSRPERGDIVFIVDPRSKKENIFKKFISYTVYFFTFGNVNISNTRYLIKRVIGLPNETIEIKNKTVYINGAELNEPWANIGKDNRILESNISSRDNFGPYIIGYNEYFVLSDNRDYAYDSRDFGSIHFSLIDGKVISY
- the gatC gene encoding Asp-tRNA(Asn)/Glu-tRNA(Gln) amidotransferase subunit GatC, with translation MTTNREELEALLYQTRLKIEDNQKDEMLNRLNKDLAFIEELFDVNVDNIDPLYHVIDLPEYLREDTAGETLQNEVIMDLCRSGEYGYIVVPAVPAALENSEHQAKKSN
- the proB gene encoding glutamate 5-kinase, giving the protein MKNIDLNNIKRIVFKFGTNVLRNDEGYISLARIYSFIEAIAKYKKMGKEVLVVTSGAVGLGAKKINATDLTEVSLKQACAAIGQSQLMSIYEDGFSKFDIVTAQILLTEEDFSNRRRYLNLRSTLDTLLKYNVVPIINENDTVSSDELKLLYDVTQISFSDNDKLSALVASELDADLLIILSDINGLYDDNPKTNPNANFIHEVFEVTKEIESLGLDASKGGRGGMKTKLQAAKIVTRSGCALIIANGKTPNVLNNIFTTKEKTIFYPVEENNELNTKKRWIAYATTIIGKLVVNAGAKKAIIEKDSSLLPIGVIKVVNNFKKGDIVSIIDEEGEEFARGIINYNSEDTIKIIGKHSDSILEILGYKNYDALITRDYIVLL
- the rsxE gene encoding electron transport complex subunit RsxE, yielding MKNSQVFIDGVWKNNPTFVQILGMCPSLAVTNSVMNAIGMSVATIFVLVCSSALISIVKKIYANEVRIMGYIVVIAAFVTLTDIVMKAKFYTLSLALGPYIPLIVVNCIILGRAEAFANKNGVIPSIFDALGNGVGFFMALLLLGSIREILGNGTWLGFDLVGTVRGFVESAMPFALNAYNEITTPWIVMILAPGAFFTLGVLIAIKRTIDAKVR